One Brassica napus cultivar Da-Ae chromosome A5, Da-Ae, whole genome shotgun sequence DNA window includes the following coding sequences:
- the LOC111215505 gene encoding RNA demethylase ALKBH10B-like, with product MAETPASPINGSVSAPVLLSDSAAKDVMITWFRGEFAAANAIIDELCGHLMQVSESAGEEYEGVMAAIHRRRMNWIPLLQMQKYHPISQVTLQLQTATAAKINNNKLIMIDPVDSILDDDSPTSDITDSGSREEERVEEDAMTICCKHEEEECESRASSLIKQSKRFSAKEHVRGHTTNVVKGLKLYEHVFTETQLSKLSDYVNGLREAGRNQELPGETFVLFNKNTKGTKRELIQLGIPIFGNTTDEHSVAPIPTLLESVIDHLLQWRLIPEYKRPNGCVINFFDEEEHSQPFQKPPHVDQPISTLVLSESTMVFGHRFGVDSDGNFRGSLTLPLKEGSLLVMRGNSANMARHVMCPSLNKRVAITFFKLKPDSSSKAQAPLTMNHVTLWRQGNPAPPVLNPFNMVRAPLVMLAPAPKRLDAGTGVFLPWTPPPVSRKPTKHLPPRVQRLRLLSSAAKSVADREASSSPEIGVI from the exons ATGGCTGAAACGCCGGCATCTCCTATCAACGGATCTGTTTCTGCTCCGGTTCTCCTGTCGGATTCGGCGGCCAAAGACGTGATGATCACTTGGTTTCGCGGCGAGTTTGCGGCGGCTAACGCCATAATCGACGAGCTATGCGGGCACTTAATGCAGGTGAGCGAGTCAGCGGGGGAGGAATACGAGGGCGTGATGGCGGCGATTCATAGGCGGAGGATGAACTGGATCCCATTGCTCCAGATGCAGAAATACCATCCTATCTCCCAAGTTACGCTCCAGCTGCAAACCGCGACGGCGGCCaagatcaacaacaacaaactcaTCATGATCGATCCTGTAGATTCAATCCTCGACGATGATTCTCCCACTAGCGATATCACTGATTCCG GATCTCGAGAAGAAGAGCGTGTAGAGGAGGACGCCATGACAATATGTTGCAAgcacgaagaagaagaatgtgaaTCTCGAGCTTCTTCACTCATCAAGCAGTCCAAGCGTTTCTCGGCCAAGGAACATGTTCGAGGACATACG ACAAATGTCGTCAAAGGCCTAAAACTGTACGAACATGTGTTCACTGAAACTCAACTCTCCAAGCTTTCGGATTATGTGAATGGACTCCGAGAGGCTGGTCGGAATCAGGAACTTCCAG GGGAGACGTTTGTTCTGTTCAACAAGAACACGAAAGGGACCAAAAGAGAGCTTATTCAGCTTGGAATTCCAATTTTTGGGAACACCACAGATGAACACTCAG TGGCACCTATCCCAACCCTTCTTGAAAGTGTGATTGATCATCTTCTTCAGTGGCGTTTGATTCCTGAATACAAACGACCCAATGGCTGTGTGatcaacttctttgatgag GAGGAACACTCCCAACCATTCCAGAAACCACCTCACGTGGATCAACCCATATCCACTCTGGTCTTGTCTGAATCAACCATGGTTTTTGGACACCGATTTGGGGTCGATAGTGATGGCAACTTCAGGGGCTCACTCACTCTCCCACTAAAGGAAGG GTCGTTGCTGGTGATGAGAGGCAACAGCGCTAATATGGCTAGGCATGTAATGTGTCCATCGCTAAACAAAAGAGTTGCAATCACTTTCTTTAAACTCAAACCAGACTCCAGTAGTAAGGCCCAAGCGCCGCTAACCATGAACCATGTCACCCTGTGGCGGCAAGGCAATCCAGCTCCCCCGGTTTTAAACCCATTCAACATGGTCAGAGCTCCGTTGGTGATGCTAGCTCCGGCTCCTAAGAGGCTAGACGCTGGCACTGGAGTTTTCTTGCCGTGGACACCTCCGCCAGTGTCAAGAAAACCGACAAAGCATCTCCCACCGCGCGTCCAGAGGCTGCGTCTCCTATCATCAGCTGCAAAGTCGGTGGCGGATCGTGAAGCCTCGTCATCACCGGAGATCGGAGTGATCTGA
- the LOC111215506 gene encoding protein RESISTANCE TO PHYTOPHTHORA 1, chloroplastic — translation MWFCLVSPPQCVLSSIHLAPISSLSHGRRRSAASLRICATADEAPQEEVQTEESPSSSSPSALGKDLKKVVNKTAATFAPRASTASKNPALPGTTLYKVFEVQGYASMLAGGVLSFNLLFPSTQPDLWRLMGMWSIWMFTIPSLRARDCPPKEKEALNYLFLLIPLLNVAIPFFWKSFPLVWSADTLAFFAMYAWKLGWLERTE, via the exons ATGTGGTTTTGCTTAGTTTCTCCGCCTCAGTGCGTGTTGTCGTCGATTCATCTTGCGCCCATCTCCAGTCTGAGTCATGGGCGTCGCCGTAGTGCTGCAAGTCTCCGAATTTGCGCCACTGCTGACGAAGCTCCCCAGGAGGAGGTTCAAACCGAAGAATCTCCGTCCTCTTCTTCGCCTTCTGCACTTGGTAAAGACTTGAAAAAG GTTGTAAACAAGACAGCAGCAACCTTTGCCCCTAGGGCCTCCACCGCCAGTAAAAACCCAGCTCTCCCTGGAACTACTCTTTACAAAGTTTTTGAGGTTCAAGGTTATGCATCCATGTTGGCTGGAGGTGTCCTCTCTTTCAACCTCCTCTTTCCCTCCACCCAACCTGACTTATGGAGGTTGATGGGTATGTGGTCCATTTGGATGTTCACTATTCCTTCTCTTCGTGCACGAGACTGCCCTCCCAAAGAGAAAGAGGCTCTTAACTATCTTTTTCTCCTCATCCCTTTACTCAATGTTGCTATCCCCTTCTTCTGGAAGTCCTTTCCTCTTGTCTGGTCTGCTGATACCCTTGCCTTCTTTGCTATGTATGCCTGGAAG CTTGGATGGCTGGAAAGAACCGAGTAG